Proteins encoded in a region of the Pseudomonas putida genome:
- a CDS encoding arsenate reductase ArsC — translation MRVLFMCTANSCRSILCEALFNHLAPPGFEAVSSGSFPKGQVLPRSLTTLQHANISTKGLTSKGNDAFEDNPPDIVITVCDKAAGEACPVYFGPALKAHWGLEDPSDVKGDEASVDAAFRATLARIEYRCQAFFALPFGTLDREQLKHELDRIGTL, via the coding sequence ATGCGAGTCCTGTTCATGTGCACGGCCAACAGCTGCCGCAGCATCCTTTGCGAAGCGCTGTTCAACCACCTGGCGCCGCCCGGTTTCGAGGCAGTCAGCTCCGGCAGCTTTCCCAAGGGGCAGGTTTTACCCCGCAGCCTGACCACACTTCAGCACGCCAACATCTCGACCAAAGGCCTGACCAGCAAAGGCAACGATGCTTTCGAAGATAATCCGCCGGACATCGTCATCACCGTGTGCGACAAGGCTGCCGGCGAAGCCTGCCCGGTGTATTTCGGCCCTGCACTGAAGGCACACTGGGGGTTGGAAGACCCCTCCGATGTGAAGGGGGACGAGGCGTCGGTCGACGCGGCTTTCCGCGCCACTCTGGCCCGCATCGAGTACCGTTGCCAGGCCTTCTTCGCTCTGCCTTTCGGCACCCTCGACCGCGAGCAGCTCAAGCATGAGCTGGACCGCATCGGCACGCTCTGA